From a region of the Bermanella marisrubri genome:
- a CDS encoding O-antigen ligase family protein — protein MLIIFAFSLVFVSNIPLFLRHPNIVLFIHALLFSLSILIYLGITHYYKGSDFYHLFHSLESRVDVANTWYSFVFPEYGGSILRFNGYNLDPNVWGVYALFAFWFLVVLVCIAREEGYLYSKKLFLFTMVLSVISLVLTFSRGTYVAFFLSLFVYFSLTPSWIKKFKFIFFSFVFVSFIMFLYVNEATVKDFVDLKLFGEDVGDNPRILKWSFYLDRIWSSDLHEFLFGVGLIDLFDWFKGTTMHNTYLQIFLSFGLIGFFIFLLVFFLAVLGCIRSTSKELLSINFAMLSAISASVFFVDMMYSPVLWIGLAFPTMASTVLKES, from the coding sequence TTGCTCATTATTTTTGCATTTTCGTTGGTGTTCGTTTCAAATATTCCTCTATTTTTAAGGCACCCTAATATTGTCCTGTTTATTCATGCTCTACTTTTCTCCTTATCAATTCTCATCTATTTAGGAATCACCCATTATTACAAAGGCTCCGACTTTTATCATTTATTTCATAGCTTAGAATCTCGAGTAGATGTTGCTAATACTTGGTATTCATTTGTATTTCCGGAGTACGGTGGATCTATTTTAAGGTTCAACGGATATAACTTAGATCCCAATGTCTGGGGCGTTTATGCTCTCTTCGCATTTTGGTTTCTTGTCGTTTTAGTATGCATAGCTAGGGAAGAAGGGTATCTCTATTCGAAAAAGCTATTTTTGTTTACGATGGTTTTGTCAGTTATTAGCTTGGTTTTAACATTTTCTCGTGGCACTTATGTGGCTTTCTTTTTGTCTTTGTTCGTGTATTTTTCTTTAACTCCTAGTTGGATAAAGAAGTTTAAATTCATTTTTTTCTCTTTTGTTTTTGTGAGTTTCATTATGTTTTTATATGTGAATGAGGCTACTGTTAAAGATTTTGTTGACTTGAAATTATTTGGAGAGGACGTTGGCGATAACCCGCGTATACTTAAATGGTCTTTTTACCTTGATCGTATTTGGTCCTCAGATTTGCATGAGTTTTTATTTGGAGTTGGTTTAATAGATTTATTTGATTGGTTTAAAGGTACTACAATGCATAATACTTATTTGCAGATTTTTTTGTCGTTTGGCTTAATCGGATTTTTTATATTTCTTCTTGTTTTTTTTCTTGCAGTTTTAGGCTGTATACGATCCACCAGTAAAGAGCTTTTATCCATTAATTTTGCTATGCTTTCTGCAATATCTGCTTCTGTATTTTTTGTGGATATGATGTATTCGCCTGTACTATGGATCGGATTAGCTTTTCCCACTATGGCAAGTACGGTCCTTAAAGAGAGTTAG
- a CDS encoding glycosyltransferase family 4 protein, producing the protein MKVILFSHEFPPYIGGVGRIGYDLLQLYTRTVGVEASLVTRSKPTPKLINRVKVNRVFTLPKIWFLNYALFYFFNRRLFREADVIYLNEAAPTIAAGMFFSKSDLSKCVIIAHGLEVEGVINSKQLVHRVLGLSRFYKRAVRISKKVVALSEAMRAKMCRALPSDYRRFIDVAYLGIDPEIFHYKPTLERDQRFQSVVESKVIGTCSRLIWQKGYKEMADTFAMAHKKDSSLLWYIAGDGEDALDIKDYIKFLGLENSVTFLGAFDYTELSSFYSFIDIFMLLSNYDEVFPLVYLEAQACGARSIGRNKGGTVEVVDLNTGCLVDDNIDAASFILSCPKNFDRKKVIEFTENFIIRENFKKWRDICEGL; encoded by the coding sequence ATGAAAGTAATTCTGTTTTCACACGAGTTTCCTCCTTATATTGGCGGTGTCGGTCGTATAGGTTACGATCTTCTTCAGCTTTATACACGGACTGTAGGTGTAGAAGCCTCACTCGTCACGCGCTCCAAACCAACCCCGAAGTTGATTAATAGAGTTAAAGTAAATCGGGTTTTTACACTACCAAAGATCTGGTTTCTCAATTATGCATTGTTTTACTTTTTTAATCGGCGCCTTTTTCGCGAAGCCGATGTGATCTACTTAAATGAAGCAGCCCCCACCATTGCAGCTGGTATGTTTTTTTCGAAATCAGATTTATCAAAGTGTGTAATTATTGCTCATGGGCTTGAAGTAGAAGGTGTGATCAATAGTAAGCAATTAGTTCACAGGGTACTTGGTTTATCTAGATTTTATAAAAGAGCCGTTCGTATTAGCAAAAAGGTTGTCGCGTTAAGCGAAGCTATGAGAGCTAAAATGTGTCGTGCATTGCCTTCAGACTATAGAAGATTTATTGATGTAGCATACCTTGGGATTGATCCAGAGATCTTTCATTACAAGCCCACGCTAGAACGAGATCAAAGGTTTCAGAGTGTTGTGGAATCAAAAGTAATTGGTACTTGTAGTAGGTTGATTTGGCAGAAGGGTTACAAAGAAATGGCGGATACATTTGCCATGGCTCATAAGAAAGATTCAAGTCTTTTATGGTATATTGCAGGAGATGGAGAAGATGCCTTAGATATTAAAGACTATATCAAATTTCTTGGACTAGAAAACTCTGTGACTTTTTTAGGTGCGTTTGACTACACAGAGTTGAGTTCGTTTTATTCGTTTATTGATATCTTTATGTTGTTATCTAATTACGATGAGGTCTTTCCTTTGGTTTATCTTGAAGCTCAGGCGTGCGGAGCGCGATCTATTGGAAGGAATAAAGGAGGAACAGTAGAAGTCGTTGATTTAAATACCGGTTGCTTGGTTGATGATAATATTGATGCTGCTTCGTTCATACTGTCTTGTCCTAAAAATTTTGACAGGAAAAAAGTAATAGAGTTCACAGAAAACTTTATAATCAGGGAGAATTTTAAGAAATGGAGGGATATTTGTGAGGGTCTCTAA
- a CDS encoding glycosyltransferase → MNFSVLMSVYIKETSENLAECLDSLCRQSVKPNQVVLVEDGPISDSLHEIIEEYRQTLNIHSVTLEENQGLAKALNEGLKFCEYDLVARMDSDDISLPSRFEKQLDFMEQNPNIDASSGYIDEFDASGKVVSTRKLPILPGDVKIFAKKRSPLSHPATIFRKQAVLSVGGYPELYPEDYLLWVKMIINGSNLANIPEVLLKMRTDQAFITRRGYEFLKGEIKIYQYMRAEGFISYFEYCKIILIRSALRLSPNFLKVMFYKFAR, encoded by the coding sequence ATGAATTTTTCTGTTCTAATGTCTGTCTATATTAAAGAAACATCTGAAAATTTGGCAGAATGCCTCGATAGTTTGTGCCGACAAAGCGTCAAGCCTAATCAAGTAGTCTTGGTTGAAGACGGCCCGATTTCTGATTCTTTACATGAAATTATCGAAGAATATAGGCAAACTTTAAATATACATTCAGTAACGCTCGAAGAAAATCAGGGTCTCGCAAAGGCATTGAATGAAGGTTTAAAGTTCTGCGAATACGATTTGGTGGCTAGAATGGATTCTGATGATATATCGCTACCAAGCCGTTTTGAAAAACAATTAGATTTTATGGAGCAAAATCCTAATATTGATGCTTCAAGTGGATATATTGATGAGTTCGATGCTTCTGGTAAGGTCGTTTCGACACGAAAATTACCTATCTTACCGGGTGATGTTAAAATTTTTGCGAAAAAGCGTAGTCCGCTTAGTCACCCAGCTACTATTTTCAGAAAACAAGCGGTTCTATCCGTAGGGGGTTATCCTGAGTTATATCCAGAGGATTATTTGCTCTGGGTTAAAATGATAATTAATGGTTCGAATTTAGCTAATATCCCTGAAGTTCTTCTAAAAATGCGTACAGATCAGGCCTTTATTACACGCAGAGGCTACGAGTTTTTAAAGGGCGAAATAAAAATATATCAGTATATGAGAGCTGAAGGTTTTATTTCATATTTTGAATATTGCAAGATTATTTTGATTAGGAGTGCTCTGCGTTTATCGCCGAATTTTTTAAAAGTTATGTTTTATAAGTTCGCGCGTTAA
- a CDS encoding HAD family hydrolase produces the protein MSIFDICGTLYSCNTTFEFCKWRERRLVYRSLLWLTKTLPLKAGNRLIEKFFAIDLIRVLHLRTLKGCSESEIEISARRFVKEVLADFKVLPVHQILESKDLSSVVLVSATIEPVAKAIAEYLGVPSYLASTLCIKKGRYDGEIKNDLLGNKHSLFKGVDIDLVVTDNKSDYLLCKQAREVVIVSKRANMQYWKEKSLTNLSLIEV, from the coding sequence ATGAGCATCTTTGATATCTGTGGAACTTTGTATTCTTGTAATACAACCTTTGAATTTTGTAAATGGCGCGAGCGAAGGTTAGTTTATCGGTCTTTGTTGTGGCTAACCAAAACCTTACCTTTAAAAGCAGGTAATCGGCTGATTGAAAAATTTTTTGCAATAGACCTAATTCGCGTTTTGCACTTGCGTACTCTAAAGGGTTGCTCTGAGTCGGAGATTGAAATCTCAGCTAGAAGGTTTGTGAAAGAAGTGTTAGCCGACTTCAAGGTGTTGCCAGTACACCAGATTCTTGAAAGCAAGGATCTGAGCAGTGTTGTTTTAGTTTCGGCAACTATTGAACCTGTTGCAAAAGCTATAGCTGAATATCTTGGCGTGCCTTCATACTTGGCATCGACGTTATGCATCAAAAAGGGCAGGTACGATGGAGAAATCAAAAACGATCTTTTAGGTAATAAACATAGCTTGTTTAAAGGCGTTGATATTGATTTGGTGGTTACTGATAATAAGAGTGATTATTTGTTGTGCAAGCAGGCCCGTGAAGTCGTTATTGTATCCAAGAGAGCGAATATGCAATATTGGAAAGAGAAATCTTTAACTAACCTTTCTTTAATAGAGGTTTAG
- a CDS encoding glycosyltransferase family 2 protein: MRDLRTEEEIISNWKNGIDKPVVSVCCLTFNHEPYIEDALEGFLIQETDFPFEILIHDDASEDNTANIVRRYQARYPNIIKPIYQTENKYSKGIKINLVYNFSRAKGEYIALCEGDDFWVASDKLKEQITLMKQYPHINISFHPVYQVEGFEFSKAKTLCDYSDVIRQYSPEEVILGGGIFMPTNSLMVKTAILKNLPEWFSTHAPVGDMYIQMIASLGGGAIYMPQKNGAYRTNIPGSWSSMHIKMECQKIEEYANNHIYCFTAFGAENVKFKNEILRALAFELVSCAWNSMKNNCDELAKSLVEKSTSYSECKYINFNQAVLVIFKRNFKILRFLLKLKNRIIA, translated from the coding sequence ATGAGAGATTTACGAACCGAAGAAGAAATTATTTCCAACTGGAAAAATGGTATTGATAAGCCTGTAGTGAGTGTTTGTTGTCTTACTTTTAATCATGAACCCTATATAGAAGATGCGTTAGAAGGTTTTTTGATTCAGGAAACCGATTTTCCTTTTGAAATATTAATTCACGACGATGCTTCTGAGGATAATACGGCGAATATTGTTCGAAGGTATCAAGCAAGATATCCAAATATCATTAAGCCCATATATCAAACTGAAAATAAGTACTCAAAAGGAATTAAGATTAATTTAGTATATAACTTTTCTCGAGCTAAAGGGGAGTATATTGCTTTATGTGAAGGTGATGATTTCTGGGTCGCTAGTGATAAGCTAAAAGAACAAATTACGCTTATGAAGCAATACCCACATATCAATATTTCATTTCATCCTGTCTATCAAGTTGAAGGTTTTGAATTTAGTAAGGCTAAGACTTTATGCGATTATAGTGACGTTATAAGGCAATATAGTCCAGAAGAAGTTATTTTGGGCGGAGGAATATTTATGCCCACAAATAGTCTAATGGTTAAAACAGCTATTCTAAAGAATCTACCTGAGTGGTTTTCTACGCATGCGCCGGTTGGCGATATGTATATACAAATGATTGCTTCATTGGGAGGTGGGGCAATATACATGCCTCAAAAGAATGGAGCTTATAGAACCAATATTCCTGGGTCTTGGTCCTCTATGCATATAAAAATGGAATGTCAAAAAATCGAAGAATATGCCAATAATCACATATACTGTTTCACTGCTTTTGGTGCTGAAAATGTTAAATTTAAAAATGAAATTTTGCGAGCTCTAGCATTTGAGCTGGTGAGTTGCGCATGGAATTCAATGAAAAATAATTGTGATGAACTTGCTAAATCGTTGGTTGAAAAATCAACTTCATATAGTGAGTGTAAGTATATTAATTTTAATCAAGCAGTATTGGTGATTTTTAAGAGAAATTTTAAAATTTTGAGATTTTTATTAAAGCTAAAAAATAGAATTATAGCTTAG